One window from the genome of Thermococcus siculi encodes:
- a CDS encoding DUF996 domain-containing protein translates to MADLKNAKMLGGIGAILSFIPGLSIVGFILKLFAVKNIAEATGRGEIFSKYLWSAILWIISSLILVGTMWGSMLGASQSPEFGLGMMGVGGVIAVILMIVGVWFMKQSYDMISEETGVGTFHTVALLYFVGAILMIVLIGGLLILVAAILEIVAYFSLPDELETKAEEPVPVE, encoded by the coding sequence ATGGCAGATTTGAAAAATGCAAAGATGCTCGGTGGCATCGGTGCAATACTGAGCTTCATACCCGGTCTGTCGATAGTGGGCTTTATACTGAAGCTCTTTGCCGTTAAAAACATCGCCGAGGCCACCGGTAGGGGCGAGATATTCAGCAAGTACCTGTGGTCGGCGATACTGTGGATAATCTCGAGCCTGATACTCGTTGGCACGATGTGGGGCTCAATGCTCGGGGCGTCGCAGTCTCCGGAGTTTGGCCTGGGAATGATGGGCGTTGGTGGGGTGATAGCGGTAATCCTCATGATCGTTGGCGTCTGGTTTATGAAGCAGAGCTACGACATGATTTCGGAGGAGACCGGGGTTGGTACGTTTCACACGGTTGCACTGCTCTACTTCGTTGGCGCGATACTCATGATAGTCCTGATTGGCGGCCTGCTGATACTTGTGGCGGCAATACTTGAGATAGTCGCTTACTTCTCGCTCCCGGACGAGCTTGAGACGAAAGCCGAAGAGCCGGTTCCCGTCGAGTGA
- a CDS encoding DUF996 domain-containing protein — MIGFILKLFAVKEIAEVTKNARIFKDYIWAAILNIIAGLILSWAFYDMWAKIPDLVHTPEKLDELISAFGMWTFIAVLIMIVGVWFMKKSYDAISRETGVKTFHTAALFYLIGAVLSLFLIGYFFILVGVFLEILAFFGLPEELPGEVPKAAEVPPKEPQEEAPEKAPEEAAKPAEAAETTGTPESTESEVTTPEEPEKTAEEAAGEEPKPEPAQPEQPGS; from the coding sequence TTGATAGGTTTTATACTGAAGCTCTTTGCAGTAAAGGAAATAGCCGAAGTGACTAAAAATGCCCGCATATTCAAGGACTACATCTGGGCCGCCATCCTCAACATAATCGCCGGCCTGATACTATCCTGGGCGTTCTACGACATGTGGGCGAAGATACCCGACCTTGTCCACACCCCCGAAAAACTCGACGAGCTAATATCAGCCTTTGGAATGTGGACTTTCATCGCAGTGCTCATAATGATCGTCGGTGTGTGGTTCATGAAGAAGAGCTACGACGCCATATCCAGGGAGACAGGCGTCAAAACGTTCCACACCGCGGCACTGTTCTACCTCATCGGCGCGGTTCTGTCGCTGTTCCTCATAGGGTACTTCTTCATCCTCGTGGGAGTTTTCCTTGAGATACTGGCTTTCTTCGGCCTTCCTGAGGAGCTCCCGGGAGAGGTTCCAAAGGCGGCTGAGGTTCCACCGAAGGAACCCCAGGAAGAGGCCCCGGAGAAGGCACCTGAAGAGGCCGCCAAGCCCGCCGAAGCCGCCGAGACCACTGGGACACCAGAGTCCACTGAGAGCGAGGTAACCACCCCCGAAGAACCTGAGAAGACTGCCGAGGAGGCAGCTGGAGAGGAGCCAAAGCCCGAGCCGGCCCAGCCAGAGCAGCCCGGCTCATGA
- the thyX gene encoding FAD-dependent thymidylate synthase, with protein MVDGIRVTLVNYTKKPLETVTWAALISYWEGWETEAFERMSEKDVEMHLPRVLGYGHESILEHATLTFAIEGCSRVCSHQLVRHRLASYTQQSQRYIVLNPEDVEETFVIPDGIKDDPELLEEWKGLMRKSIELYKKSIERGHHQEDARFILPQAVRTKIVVTMNLRELKHFLGLRACERAQWEIREVAWKMLEEIAKNDELRPIIKWAKLGPRCIQLGYCPEGELMPPGCWKRTKEKWKSLAGSKPTV; from the coding sequence GTGGTGGATGGAATAAGGGTCACTCTCGTCAATTATACAAAAAAACCGCTCGAGACTGTCACTTGGGCGGCGCTCATAAGCTACTGGGAAGGCTGGGAGACGGAAGCCTTCGAGCGGATGAGCGAAAAGGACGTCGAGATGCATCTGCCAAGGGTTCTCGGCTACGGACACGAGTCCATTCTGGAGCACGCGACGCTCACATTCGCGATTGAGGGTTGTTCTCGCGTTTGCAGTCATCAACTTGTAAGGCACCGGCTGGCAAGCTATACCCAGCAGAGCCAGCGCTACATTGTGCTTAACCCAGAGGACGTCGAGGAGACCTTCGTTATTCCTGACGGAATAAAAGACGACCCCGAACTGCTTGAGGAATGGAAGGGGCTTATGAGGAAATCAATTGAACTCTATAAAAAGAGCATCGAACGCGGCCATCACCAGGAGGACGCGCGCTTCATCCTTCCGCAGGCGGTCAGAACGAAGATCGTCGTGACGATGAACCTCCGCGAGCTGAAGCACTTCCTCGGCCTTAGGGCCTGCGAGAGAGCACAGTGGGAGATACGAGAAGTAGCGTGGAAGATGCTCGAGGAGATCGCCAAGAACGATGAACTGAGGCCAATAATCAAGTGGGCGAAGCTCGGGCCGCGCTGTATCCAGCTCGGTTACTGTCCAGAGGGCGAACTGATGCCCCCCGGCTGCTGGAAGAGGACGAAGGAGAAGTGGAAGTCGCTCGCCGGTTCTAAACCAACGGTTTAA
- a CDS encoding STK_08120 family protein yields MKTRSWEVSISHPWESLQVILSEPEKTLPFFPYFESIDGDTARFKVPRFIFNFGYEFKLAVGFQGRKAVYTFTGDKGILTITFEMTGDRLRVTASWAGFGEALMGKPLENFARGIAEAIRDFCDAQATCPVAELKGDEGVVERITPETAPALIKRIAWELKGKDFVVEGTAEDGTFLSVTVRGGKLLRLDVRDAGGRKSTIEADVPLLELGNEIFEGLPLDKEFRIKVREI; encoded by the coding sequence GTGAAAACGAGAAGCTGGGAAGTTTCAATCTCGCATCCGTGGGAAAGCCTCCAGGTAATCCTCAGCGAGCCGGAAAAGACCCTCCCGTTCTTCCCGTACTTCGAGAGCATAGATGGAGACACCGCCCGTTTCAAGGTTCCGCGCTTTATCTTTAACTTCGGCTACGAGTTCAAGCTCGCCGTGGGCTTCCAGGGGAGAAAGGCGGTCTACACCTTCACCGGCGATAAGGGCATACTGACCATAACCTTCGAGATGACTGGAGACAGACTTCGCGTTACAGCGAGCTGGGCCGGCTTCGGAGAGGCCCTCATGGGCAAGCCCCTCGAGAACTTCGCCCGGGGGATCGCGGAGGCTATACGGGACTTCTGCGATGCCCAAGCCACCTGCCCGGTTGCCGAACTTAAAGGGGATGAAGGCGTCGTTGAGCGCATAACGCCAGAAACGGCCCCGGCATTGATAAAGCGCATAGCCTGGGAGTTGAAGGGAAAGGACTTCGTGGTTGAAGGCACGGCGGAGGACGGGACGTTCCTCTCGGTAACGGTCAGGGGCGGGAAGCTGCTTCGGCTCGATGTCAGAGACGCGGGCGGCAGGAAAAGCACAATAGAGGCGGACGTTCCCCTCCTGGAACTCGGAAACGAGATCTTCGAGGGGCTTCCACTGGATAAGGAATTCAGAATAAAGGTGAGGGAGATCTAG
- a CDS encoding HIT domain-containing protein — translation MKTLWAPWRIEYIRSPKHDGCIFCDFPKENRDRERLILYRGKHSFIIMNNYPYNPGHVMIAPYRHVGKWEDLTDEELLEIMKLSQLMIRAIKKAMNPDGFNMGVNLGRVAGAGIDDHVHLHIVPRWNGDTNFMPVLADTKVIPESLEEAYDELKKAIEEVLEEGF, via the coding sequence TTGAAGACCCTGTGGGCACCGTGGAGAATCGAGTACATACGCTCACCCAAGCACGACGGCTGCATATTCTGCGACTTCCCGAAGGAGAACCGGGACAGAGAGAGGCTCATCCTCTACCGCGGGAAGCACAGCTTCATAATCATGAACAACTACCCCTACAACCCCGGCCACGTCATGATAGCCCCCTACAGGCACGTAGGGAAGTGGGAAGACCTCACCGATGAGGAGCTTTTGGAGATAATGAAGCTCTCCCAGCTCATGATAAGGGCAATAAAGAAGGCGATGAATCCGGACGGCTTCAACATGGGCGTGAACCTGGGGAGAGTTGCCGGTGCTGGAATAGACGACCACGTTCACCTTCACATAGTCCCGCGCTGGAACGGTGATACCAACTTCATGCCCGTGTTGGCGGACACCAAGGTCATCCCCGAGTCCCTCGAGGAAGCCTACGACGAGCTGAAAAAGGCGATAGAAGAGGTTCTGGAAGAAGGGTTCTGA
- a CDS encoding calcium/sodium antiporter, with protein MEWLLWTGAIIIGLILLITSGDRLSDKIVEVARKAGVSTLVISIVLISLATTLPELLTSAIASYHELTGMALGNVLGSIFANIALILGLAAMIRPLKATRAAYENSLVMLVSIALVIVLSIDGTLSRFDGLILLGGYVLYLRWLLKKHAREEAEGHETGKATLIDYAILLALGLILVLGARMVVYGGKNIAEAMGISDFVIGATIVAIGTSLPEMTNALYGAIRERGTISIGNVIGADIMNAFVVLGVAALIRPLQTGASVITIILVLAVMIPMVLSLRRTHGLGRPIGAYFLFLYALYLYLMFAGYEL; from the coding sequence ATGGAGTGGCTGCTGTGGACTGGGGCAATAATCATCGGCCTAATACTCCTGATAACCTCCGGTGACAGGCTGTCGGACAAGATCGTCGAGGTCGCGAGGAAGGCGGGAGTTTCGACGCTCGTCATAAGCATAGTTCTAATAAGCCTCGCAACCACCCTCCCGGAGCTTCTAACGAGCGCCATAGCGAGCTATCATGAACTCACCGGAATGGCCCTGGGAAACGTCCTCGGAAGCATATTCGCCAACATCGCGCTCATACTCGGGCTGGCGGCGATGATCCGCCCCCTTAAGGCAACGAGGGCAGCGTATGAAAACTCTCTGGTGATGCTGGTCTCGATAGCTCTGGTTATAGTCCTCTCCATTGATGGAACCCTATCAAGGTTCGATGGGCTGATTCTCCTCGGAGGCTACGTTCTCTACCTCAGATGGCTACTCAAGAAGCACGCGAGGGAAGAGGCGGAGGGACACGAGACCGGAAAGGCCACCCTCATAGACTACGCGATTCTCCTTGCCCTGGGCCTGATACTGGTCCTCGGCGCCAGGATGGTGGTCTATGGAGGCAAAAATATTGCCGAGGCCATGGGGATATCGGATTTTGTGATCGGGGCCACTATAGTGGCCATTGGAACATCTCTTCCCGAGATGACGAACGCCCTCTACGGCGCCATAAGGGAACGCGGGACAATAAGCATCGGGAACGTCATAGGGGCGGACATCATGAACGCCTTCGTTGTCCTCGGCGTTGCCGCTCTGATAAGACCGCTCCAAACGGGGGCTTCGGTCATAACGATAATCCTCGTCTTGGCGGTTATGATTCCGATGGTGCTCTCGCTGAGGAGGACGCACGGTCTGGGAAGGCCTATCGGAGCGTACTTCCTGTTCCTCTACGCACTCTACCTCTACCTGATGTTCGCGGGCTACGAGCTATGA
- a CDS encoding 2,3-bisphosphoglycerate-independent phosphoglycerate mutase codes for MKQRKGLLIILDGLGDRPIKEFGGKTPLEYAETPNMDKLARMGILGQQDPIKPGQPAGSDTAHLSIFGYDPYKVYRGRGYLEAMGVGLDLSEDDLAFRVNFATIENGIITDRRAGRISTEEAHELAKAIQENVKIPVEFIFAGATGHRAVLVLKGMAKGYRVGENDPHEAGKPPHEFTWEDEESKKVAEILEEFVRQAHEVLEKHPINEARRKEGKPVANYLLIRGAGTYPGIPMKFTEQWKVKAAGVIAVSLVKGVARAIGFDVYTPEGATGEYNTDEMVKARKVVELLKDYDFVFLHFKPTDAAGHDNNPKLKAEMIEKADRMIGYILEHIDLEDVVIAITGDHSTPCEVMNHSGDPVPVLIAGGGVRPDGTESFGERECMRGGLGRIKGHDIVPVMMDVMNRSEKFGA; via the coding sequence ATGAAGCAGAGAAAGGGACTTCTGATAATCCTCGACGGCCTCGGCGACAGGCCGATTAAAGAGTTCGGCGGAAAGACCCCGCTCGAGTACGCTGAGACGCCGAACATGGACAAGCTGGCAAGGATGGGAATCCTCGGCCAGCAGGACCCGATAAAGCCCGGCCAGCCGGCCGGAAGCGACACGGCTCATCTCTCGATATTCGGCTACGACCCCTACAAGGTCTACCGCGGCAGGGGCTACCTTGAGGCCATGGGCGTTGGTCTCGACCTCAGTGAGGATGATCTGGCCTTCCGCGTCAACTTCGCCACCATCGAGAACGGCATCATAACCGACAGAAGGGCCGGAAGGATAAGCACCGAGGAGGCCCACGAGCTGGCCAAAGCCATTCAGGAGAACGTTAAGATTCCGGTGGAGTTCATCTTCGCCGGGGCGACCGGCCACAGAGCGGTTCTCGTTCTCAAGGGCATGGCCAAAGGTTATCGCGTCGGCGAGAACGATCCGCACGAGGCGGGGAAGCCACCCCACGAGTTCACATGGGAGGACGAGGAGAGCAAAAAGGTCGCCGAAATCCTCGAGGAGTTCGTGAGGCAGGCCCACGAGGTTCTGGAGAAGCACCCGATAAACGAGGCCAGGAGGAAGGAGGGCAAGCCCGTCGCCAACTACCTCCTCATCCGCGGAGCCGGAACCTACCCAGGCATACCGATGAAGTTCACCGAGCAGTGGAAGGTCAAAGCGGCGGGCGTCATAGCGGTCTCGCTCGTTAAGGGCGTTGCGAGGGCTATCGGCTTTGATGTTTACACTCCCGAGGGCGCCACCGGGGAGTACAACACCGACGAGATGGTGAAGGCCAGGAAGGTCGTTGAGTTACTCAAGGACTACGACTTCGTCTTCCTGCACTTCAAGCCGACGGATGCAGCCGGTCACGACAACAACCCGAAGCTCAAGGCCGAGATGATAGAGAAGGCCGACAGGATGATAGGCTACATCCTCGAGCACATCGACCTTGAGGACGTCGTCATAGCGATAACCGGCGACCACAGCACGCCCTGCGAGGTCATGAACCACAGCGGCGACCCGGTTCCGGTGCTCATTGCGGGCGGCGGTGTCAGACCGGACGGCACAGAAAGCTTCGGTGAGCGCGAGTGCATGCGCGGCGGTCTCGGCAGGATAAAGGGTCACGACATAGTGCCGGTAATGATGGACGTCATGAACCGCTCGGAGAAGTTTGGGGCTTAA
- a CDS encoding uracil-DNA glycosylase family protein, which produces MLLRLESLKKIGDVYVNPRNLKVMPLFLGDWKDFLFLDETTYGVYARTIYNPSERFLVVSKDDETTGARLEKLYQKLLENPPYFCGEENHRYQLQVGEFEGLPFANGWPGSGVMIVGEAPGRKGCGKTGICFYRDVSGMLLRKVLFSLGINPDFVYITNVVKCNPPENRLGRVPNGALELLAEEIEIIKPKAIFAIGRTAERAITKLGFEAIYLHHPAWYVRRGVREPNDEILEEYREIKTFAPRLEKGKIRG; this is translated from the coding sequence ATGCTCCTGAGGTTAGAGAGCCTCAAGAAGATAGGGGACGTCTACGTAAACCCCCGGAACCTTAAGGTCATGCCGCTCTTTCTGGGGGACTGGAAGGACTTCCTTTTCCTCGACGAGACGACCTACGGAGTCTACGCGAGGACGATTTACAACCCTTCGGAGCGGTTTCTCGTGGTTTCAAAGGATGATGAGACGACTGGAGCGAGACTTGAGAAGCTCTACCAGAAGCTTCTGGAAAATCCCCCTTATTTCTGCGGGGAGGAAAACCACCGCTACCAGCTCCAGGTCGGAGAGTTTGAGGGCCTACCCTTTGCCAACGGCTGGCCCGGTTCCGGGGTGATGATCGTGGGAGAAGCCCCGGGAAGAAAAGGCTGCGGAAAGACGGGGATATGCTTCTACCGCGATGTCTCCGGAATGCTCCTGAGAAAGGTTCTCTTCTCTCTGGGCATCAATCCGGACTTCGTTTACATAACCAACGTCGTCAAGTGCAATCCGCCAGAGAACAGGCTGGGTAGAGTCCCCAATGGGGCGCTGGAGCTTCTGGCCGAAGAAATTGAGATTATCAAACCAAAGGCAATCTTTGCAATCGGAAGGACAGCCGAAAGGGCCATAACAAAACTCGGCTTCGAGGCAATCTACCTCCACCACCCGGCCTGGTATGTGAGACGGGGCGTGAGGGAGCCAAACGATGAAATCCTTGAGGAGTATAGGGAAATAAAGACGTTCGCGCCTCGGTTAGAGAAGGGAAAAATAAGGGGTTAA
- a CDS encoding nicotinate-nucleotide--dimethylbenzimidazole phosphoribosyltransferase codes for MKSAFILVLGNTDMGAIPEIMPPGVDPELTKLIPPAEAEYLFYERPKMTDTVPMTPEGLPTPVIITKAAKRLVKFPVLVVRGGTYLVPSVPYVHVSDAVGGDFRKAPALPEFGEIIRRAKLLGEELSNSPIEEIVIGESVPGGRATARAVLLALGYDAGIPPGTPGSSQSPEDSVVIEGFRRVGIDAGSLQDNPLEALRQFGDPAMAAVVGIALGFRKDVVLAGGTRMLAVSALLKALGEDLSRFMIATTEWVVGGRNSPFLKIAGEVGAITYAADLKFSGDRLKGPEVCGEGHPWGDAGAGGATWLAIKGGFSPEDVSRRAEELYWRLVEMRG; via the coding sequence ATGAAGAGCGCGTTCATTCTTGTGCTCGGGAACACCGATATGGGGGCGATACCTGAAATAATGCCCCCAGGAGTGGATCCCGAACTGACGAAGCTCATTCCCCCAGCCGAGGCGGAGTACCTCTTCTATGAGAGGCCAAAGATGACTGACACGGTACCCATGACCCCCGAGGGCCTCCCAACGCCGGTGATCATAACCAAGGCTGCAAAAAGGCTGGTGAAGTTCCCGGTTCTGGTAGTTCGCGGCGGCACGTATCTGGTTCCCTCCGTTCCGTACGTCCACGTAAGCGATGCCGTTGGTGGGGACTTCAGAAAAGCTCCCGCCCTGCCGGAGTTCGGTGAAATCATAAGACGCGCAAAACTCCTTGGAGAGGAACTCAGCAACTCCCCCATTGAGGAGATCGTCATTGGGGAGTCAGTCCCCGGCGGGAGGGCGACCGCACGGGCGGTTCTTCTGGCCCTGGGCTACGACGCCGGAATTCCCCCCGGCACTCCCGGCAGTTCCCAAAGTCCCGAGGATAGCGTTGTAATCGAGGGCTTCAGGAGGGTGGGGATCGATGCTGGCTCCCTCCAAGACAATCCCCTGGAGGCCCTCAGGCAGTTTGGCGACCCCGCGATGGCTGCGGTGGTTGGCATCGCCCTGGGATTCCGGAAGGATGTTGTCCTCGCCGGTGGAACTCGGATGCTGGCAGTTTCGGCCCTTCTGAAGGCACTCGGCGAAGATCTGAGCAGGTTCATGATAGCCACTACGGAGTGGGTCGTGGGTGGCAGGAACTCCCCCTTTCTCAAAATCGCCGGGGAAGTGGGGGCAATCACCTATGCCGCAGACCTTAAATTTTCAGGAGATAGACTCAAGGGTCCGGAAGTATGCGGGGAAGGGCACCCCTGGGGCGATGCGGGAGCTGGTGGGGCTACTTGGTTGGCTATCAAGGGCGGATTTTCGCCGGAGGACGTCTCCAGGAGGGCTGAGGAGCTTTACTGGAGGCTCGTAGAGATGAGGGGCTGA
- a CDS encoding aldo/keto reductase has translation MKGISVFNDLKRIGHDKVTAIGMGTWGIGGYENPDHSRDGESIEVLRYGLELGINLIDTAEFYGAGHSEEIVGEAIKGFEREEIFIISKVWPTHFGYDEAKRVARASAKRLGTYIDLYLLHWPGESWRKIEETLHALEDLVDEGLIRYIGVSNFDLELLKRSQEAMRKYEVVANEVKYSLKDRWPETSGLLDYMKREGIALIAYTPLEKGTLARNECLAGIGKKYGKTAAQVALNYLIWEENVIAIPKAGSKVHLEENFGAVGWRLSKDDREKARGCV, from the coding sequence ATGAAGGGGATCAGCGTTTTTAACGACCTTAAGAGGATAGGCCATGACAAAGTTACCGCCATAGGTATGGGCACGTGGGGAATCGGCGGCTACGAGAACCCTGACCACTCGAGAGACGGAGAGAGCATCGAAGTCCTCCGCTACGGTCTGGAACTGGGAATAAACCTCATCGACACTGCCGAGTTCTATGGTGCGGGTCATTCGGAGGAGATCGTCGGTGAGGCGATAAAGGGCTTCGAGCGCGAGGAGATATTCATCATCAGCAAGGTGTGGCCGACCCACTTTGGCTACGATGAGGCAAAGAGGGTCGCGAGGGCGAGCGCGAAAAGGCTCGGCACCTACATAGACCTCTACCTCCTCCACTGGCCGGGGGAGAGCTGGAGAAAAATAGAGGAGACGCTCCACGCCCTTGAAGACCTCGTTGATGAAGGACTCATAAGATACATTGGAGTCAGCAACTTCGACCTCGAGCTGCTCAAGCGCTCCCAGGAGGCAATGAGGAAGTATGAGGTAGTCGCCAACGAGGTCAAGTACTCTCTAAAAGACCGCTGGCCCGAGACAAGTGGTCTACTCGACTACATGAAGCGTGAGGGTATTGCACTGATAGCCTACACCCCACTTGAGAAGGGAACCCTTGCCAGAAACGAGTGCCTTGCTGGGATTGGGAAGAAGTACGGAAAAACCGCCGCGCAAGTTGCCCTAAACTACCTCATCTGGGAAGAGAACGTTATCGCCATCCCGAAGGCGGGAAGCAAGGTCCACCTTGAGGAGAACTTTGGAGCGGTGGGCTGGAGGCTCTCGAAGGATGATAGGGAGAAGGCAAGGGGGTGCGTCTGA
- a CDS encoding aldehyde ferredoxin oxidoreductase family protein, whose amino-acid sequence MYAYHNKIARVNLTTGKVTYEELPDEVIRKFIGGKGLGYYLIYREVPPGTDPLSPANKFVFAPGGMTGLVPGSSKVIAVSKSPETRLISDSSGGDAFGPKLKGHFDALIIEGKSEEPVYLHIHDGKVEIKDASHLWGRGNYEVAKELWKEYPTASMAMVGPAGERLSRIADIIYDTERASGRGGLGAVLGSKKVKAVVVEPGEKPKVANPEEFQRLWQEYYDEFATNPKYEHTRTYGTSDALRSAASLGMSPTYNFSRPYIPDELASKLGGDEVKKYEIEPEWFVHGKSCPIKCARYVEVEYKGKKVRVKPEYESIAMLGAATGVFDFPAVAYFIHLVNDYGMDSIATGATIGWLFEMVERGLISEDEIGFPVKGFGDAEAEERLIKLMAERKGIGAILADGVKRACERLGRGCEFAVHVKGMESPAWDPRGRRTYGLSYATADVGASHLRGWPRPHQLPNQGPAKELVPSMIEGRDESYITDMLGTCKFVPYKMEDLAKLYSLATGEEWTVEGLRRRAWAIESIARIHDALDWVTPPLDDTIPPRWWEPEPDGPAKGNAAFIDHNDFIEARREFYRLRGWHEELGVPLPETMEKLGLPEFKEDAERALEVVKKRVGFRS is encoded by the coding sequence ATGTACGCCTACCACAACAAAATAGCCCGGGTGAACCTGACGACCGGAAAGGTGACCTATGAGGAGCTTCCTGATGAGGTGATAAGGAAGTTCATCGGTGGGAAGGGTCTCGGCTACTACCTCATCTACAGGGAGGTTCCGCCGGGTACTGACCCTCTGAGTCCAGCCAACAAGTTCGTATTTGCGCCGGGAGGAATGACCGGCCTCGTTCCCGGTTCGAGCAAGGTAATCGCTGTCAGCAAAAGCCCCGAGACGAGGCTCATCAGCGACTCCAGCGGGGGAGATGCCTTTGGTCCAAAGCTCAAGGGGCACTTCGATGCCCTCATTATCGAGGGGAAGAGCGAGGAGCCAGTTTATCTGCATATCCACGACGGAAAGGTCGAGATTAAGGACGCGAGCCACCTCTGGGGCAGGGGCAACTATGAGGTTGCTAAAGAACTCTGGAAGGAATACCCAACGGCGAGCATGGCGATGGTCGGTCCAGCCGGGGAAAGGCTCAGCAGAATAGCGGACATCATTTACGACACCGAGAGGGCCAGCGGAAGGGGCGGCCTTGGGGCAGTCCTCGGGAGCAAGAAGGTTAAAGCGGTAGTCGTCGAGCCGGGCGAGAAGCCCAAGGTGGCCAACCCCGAGGAGTTCCAGAGGCTATGGCAGGAGTACTACGACGAGTTTGCCACAAACCCCAAGTACGAGCACACCAGAACCTACGGGACGAGCGACGCCCTGAGGAGCGCTGCTTCACTCGGCATGAGTCCAACCTACAACTTCTCAAGGCCTTATATTCCCGACGAGCTGGCTTCAAAACTCGGCGGAGATGAGGTCAAGAAGTACGAGATAGAACCGGAGTGGTTCGTTCACGGTAAGAGCTGTCCCATAAAGTGCGCCCGCTACGTTGAGGTCGAATACAAGGGCAAAAAAGTCCGCGTCAAGCCGGAATACGAGAGCATAGCAATGCTCGGGGCGGCTACCGGTGTCTTCGACTTTCCTGCTGTGGCTTACTTCATACACCTCGTCAACGACTACGGAATGGACAGCATAGCCACCGGCGCAACGATAGGCTGGCTCTTTGAGATGGTCGAGCGCGGTTTAATCAGCGAGGACGAGATTGGCTTCCCTGTGAAGGGATTCGGCGATGCCGAGGCTGAGGAGAGGCTCATAAAGCTGATGGCCGAGCGTAAGGGTATAGGCGCTATCCTTGCCGACGGTGTCAAGAGAGCCTGCGAGAGGCTCGGAAGGGGCTGCGAGTTCGCCGTCCACGTCAAGGGCATGGAAAGCCCCGCATGGGACCCTCGCGGCAGGAGAACCTACGGGCTGAGCTACGCCACGGCAGATGTCGGTGCCTCCCACCTCCGCGGCTGGCCGAGACCACACCAGCTCCCGAACCAGGGACCTGCAAAGGAGCTCGTGCCCTCGATGATCGAAGGAAGGGACGAGAGCTACATCACTGACATGCTCGGAACGTGCAAGTTTGTCCCATATAAGATGGAAGACCTCGCGAAACTCTACTCGCTCGCCACGGGAGAGGAGTGGACCGTTGAAGGGTTGAGGAGGAGGGCGTGGGCCATCGAGAGCATAGCGAGGATACACGACGCCCTCGACTGGGTGACTCCGCCGCTCGACGACACCATTCCGCCGCGCTGGTGGGAGCCTGAACCGGATGGCCCAGCTAAGGGCAACGCGGCGTTCATAGACCACAACGACTTTATCGAGGCGAGAAGGGAGTTCTACAGGCTGAGGGGCTGGCACGAAGAGCTTGGTGTCCCACTGCCGGAGACGATGGAGAAGCTCGGCCTTCCGGAGTTCAAGGAAGATGCGGAGAGAGCGCTTGAAGTTGTGAAGAAGAGGGTGGGGTTCAGGAGCTGA
- a CDS encoding tRNA-binding protein gives MFLKTIEHAKFKGKWNKKGAQQLAKEMIPEIQAMRYSYVEPKELIDTPQMKALKEKANGIIEALGGEDWHHKFLSLADKNEREKVEEAVAKVRFFLNTILGLDRRLALGKINDPVIAVDIKVGEVMSVAKHPNADRLLVTNVNIGDRAITVVTNDLTVKEGNHVAVALLPPANFRGIVSEGMFLGAGEGVLKDVKGEIGGLPKGVPLEAFNETRNLVEAFLKG, from the coding sequence CTGTTTCTGAAGACGATAGAGCACGCGAAGTTCAAGGGGAAGTGGAACAAGAAGGGGGCACAGCAGCTGGCGAAGGAGATGATTCCGGAGATACAGGCGATGAGGTACAGCTACGTTGAGCCGAAGGAGCTGATCGACACACCGCAGATGAAGGCCCTTAAAGAGAAGGCCAACGGGATAATAGAGGCCCTAGGTGGTGAAGACTGGCACCACAAGTTCCTCAGCCTGGCGGACAAGAACGAGCGCGAGAAGGTCGAGGAGGCCGTTGCGAAGGTCCGCTTCTTCCTCAACACGATACTAGGACTCGATAGAAGGCTCGCCCTCGGGAAGATAAATGACCCCGTCATAGCGGTGGACATCAAGGTCGGTGAGGTGATGAGCGTCGCCAAGCACCCGAACGCTGACCGCTTGCTGGTTACGAACGTCAACATCGGCGACAGGGCCATTACAGTCGTCACGAACGACCTTACTGTTAAGGAAGGGAACCACGTGGCCGTTGCGTTGCTCCCGCCGGCCAACTTCCGCGGGATAGTCAGCGAGGGAATGTTCCTCGGTGCCGGTGAAGGAGTGCTGAAGGACGTCAAGGGAGAGATCGGCGGCCTGCCCAAGGGCGTCCCGCTGGAGGCCTTCAACGAGACGAGGAACCTTGTGGAGGCGTTTTTGAAGGGCTGA